The following proteins come from a genomic window of Maniola hyperantus chromosome 8, iAphHyp1.2, whole genome shotgun sequence:
- the LOC117984387 gene encoding pancreatic lipase-related protein 2-like isoform X2, whose amino-acid sequence MFRAVSVSWKKYWWGTGILPDRTNRIEDIYLRFYNGNSFEEYVDIPLHQACKLVEVKGFDNNNPTVLYIHGFIETAQQESVQVGAVTAEHLNKLIEAGLSIEKLQIVGHSLGSHVAGYLARHLKNKYSKTIKRLTALDPAFPAFYPDGVVMDHVTEKDADFVDVIHTDAGGYGAPVRTGTADFWPNGGKSVQPGCPRFAPIPLTDDNLCSHWRSWRFYAESIRNPEAFAASPADSYHKFRENQTPEVGMVYMGANCDNKARGSYYLTTNAEYPFGKGMGGIYSNNKNTRNKNHNQGR is encoded by the exons ATGTTTCGCGCTGTGTCTGTGAGTTGGAAGAAATATTGGTGGGGAACAG GAATTTTACCAGACAGGACCAACCGAATTGAAGACATCTATCTACGTTTTTATAATGG AAATTCTTTCGAAGAATACGTGGACATACCGCTGCACCAGGCTTGCAAACTCGTCGAGGTCAAAGGCTTCGATAACAACAACCCCACCGTCCTATATATCCACGGCTTTATCGAGACTGCTCAACAGGAAAGTGTACAG GTTGGAGCTGTAACAGCAGAACATCTAAATAAACTCATAGAAGCTGGCCTATCAATAGAAAAATTGCAAATTGTAGGTCATTCCCTCGGCAGCCATGTTGCCGGCTATCTTGCACGACATCTCAAAAATAAATACAGCAAAACTATTAAAAG ATTAACCGCCCTCGATCCAGCGTTCCCGGCGTTTTACCCGGACGGTGTCGTTATGGACCACGTCACGGAAAAAGACGCAGACTTCGTCGACGTGATTCACACAGATGCTGGCGGGTATGGGGCCCCGGTCAGAACCGGCACGGCAGACTTCTGGCCGAACGGAGGGAAAAGTGTCCAACCGGGTTGCCCGAGATTTGCACCTATTCCACTAACCGATGACA ATTTATGCAGTCACTGGAGGTCATGGCGATTTTATGCAGAATCTATACGAAACCCTGAAGCGTTCGCTGCATCGCCTGCTGATTCTTATCACAAATTTAGAGAAAATCAAACGCCAGAAGTTGGTATGGTCTATATGGGAGCTAACTGCGACAACAA AGCCCGAGGATCTTACTATTTAACGACCAACGCGGAATATCCGTTTGGCAAAGGAATGGGCGGTATATAttccaataataaaaatacgagGAATAAAAATCATAACCAAGGACGATAA
- the LOC117984387 gene encoding inactive pancreatic lipase-related protein 1-like isoform X1, producing MFRAVSVSWKKYWWGTGILPDRTNRIEDIYLRFYNGNSFEEYVDIPLHQACKLVEVKGFDNNNPTVLYIHGFIETAQQESVQVMVNAYLETRPDTNIVLLDWSNMSHGNYLVNAARNTKKVGAVTAEHLNKLIEAGLSIEKLQIVGHSLGSHVAGYLARHLKNKYSKTIKRLTALDPAFPAFYPDGVVMDHVTEKDADFVDVIHTDAGGYGAPVRTGTADFWPNGGKSVQPGCPRFAPIPLTDDNLCSHWRSWRFYAESIRNPEAFAASPADSYHKFRENQTPEVGMVYMGANCDNKARGSYYLTTNAEYPFGKGMGGIYSNNKNTRNKNHNQGR from the exons ATGTTTCGCGCTGTGTCTGTGAGTTGGAAGAAATATTGGTGGGGAACAG GAATTTTACCAGACAGGACCAACCGAATTGAAGACATCTATCTACGTTTTTATAATGG AAATTCTTTCGAAGAATACGTGGACATACCGCTGCACCAGGCTTGCAAACTCGTCGAGGTCAAAGGCTTCGATAACAACAACCCCACCGTCCTATATATCCACGGCTTTATCGAGACTGCTCAACAGGAAAGTGTACAG GTCATGGTGAACGCGTACTTAGAAACACGACCGGATACCAATATCGTATTATTAGACTGGTCTAATATGTCTCATGGCAATTATTTGGTTAACGCTGCTAGGAACACGAAAAAG GTTGGAGCTGTAACAGCAGAACATCTAAATAAACTCATAGAAGCTGGCCTATCAATAGAAAAATTGCAAATTGTAGGTCATTCCCTCGGCAGCCATGTTGCCGGCTATCTTGCACGACATCTCAAAAATAAATACAGCAAAACTATTAAAAG ATTAACCGCCCTCGATCCAGCGTTCCCGGCGTTTTACCCGGACGGTGTCGTTATGGACCACGTCACGGAAAAAGACGCAGACTTCGTCGACGTGATTCACACAGATGCTGGCGGGTATGGGGCCCCGGTCAGAACCGGCACGGCAGACTTCTGGCCGAACGGAGGGAAAAGTGTCCAACCGGGTTGCCCGAGATTTGCACCTATTCCACTAACCGATGACA ATTTATGCAGTCACTGGAGGTCATGGCGATTTTATGCAGAATCTATACGAAACCCTGAAGCGTTCGCTGCATCGCCTGCTGATTCTTATCACAAATTTAGAGAAAATCAAACGCCAGAAGTTGGTATGGTCTATATGGGAGCTAACTGCGACAACAA AGCCCGAGGATCTTACTATTTAACGACCAACGCGGAATATCCGTTTGGCAAAGGAATGGGCGGTATATAttccaataataaaaatacgagGAATAAAAATCATAACCAAGGACGATAA
- the LOC117984387 gene encoding inactive pancreatic lipase-related protein 1-like isoform X3: MFRAVSVSWKKYWWGTGILPDRTNRIEDIYLRFYNGNSFEEYVDIPLHQACKLVEVKGFDNNNPTVLYIHGFIETAQQESVQVMVNAYLETRPDTNIVLLDWSNMSHGNYLVNAARNTKKVGAVTAEHLNKLIEAGLSIEKLQIVGHSLGSHVAGYLARHLKNKYSKTIKRLTALDPAFPAFYPDGVVMDHVTEKDADFVDVIHTDAGGYGAPVRTGTADFWPNGGKSVQPGCPRFAPIPLTDDKICCHRRLLYVGSKYWLALIIHYY; the protein is encoded by the exons ATGTTTCGCGCTGTGTCTGTGAGTTGGAAGAAATATTGGTGGGGAACAG GAATTTTACCAGACAGGACCAACCGAATTGAAGACATCTATCTACGTTTTTATAATGG AAATTCTTTCGAAGAATACGTGGACATACCGCTGCACCAGGCTTGCAAACTCGTCGAGGTCAAAGGCTTCGATAACAACAACCCCACCGTCCTATATATCCACGGCTTTATCGAGACTGCTCAACAGGAAAGTGTACAG GTCATGGTGAACGCGTACTTAGAAACACGACCGGATACCAATATCGTATTATTAGACTGGTCTAATATGTCTCATGGCAATTATTTGGTTAACGCTGCTAGGAACACGAAAAAG GTTGGAGCTGTAACAGCAGAACATCTAAATAAACTCATAGAAGCTGGCCTATCAATAGAAAAATTGCAAATTGTAGGTCATTCCCTCGGCAGCCATGTTGCCGGCTATCTTGCACGACATCTCAAAAATAAATACAGCAAAACTATTAAAAG ATTAACCGCCCTCGATCCAGCGTTCCCGGCGTTTTACCCGGACGGTGTCGTTATGGACCACGTCACGGAAAAAGACGCAGACTTCGTCGACGTGATTCACACAGATGCTGGCGGGTATGGGGCCCCGGTCAGAACCGGCACGGCAGACTTCTGGCCGAACGGAGGGAAAAGTGTCCAACCGGGTTGCCCGAGATTTGCACCTATTCCACTAACCGATGACA AGATATGCTGCCATCGGAGACTTCTTTATGTAGGAAGTAAGTACTGGCTAGCACTTATTATCCactattactaa